tatatatatatatatatatatatatatatatatatatatatatatatatatatatatatatatatatatatatatattggagtataaacggtgtagaccccgttgctcaccaatgtgagacgaagggtattcgagtgcatagtattcgaatagttattttctattatcctggaccatagcctagcggtagcattcccgcctgtggcacaggggttcctggttcgattctggctgttggaggtgtgtatgttctatgaaggtgcgcgttcatatgcactttgtgtttatatatatatatatatatatatatatatatatatatatatatatatatatatatatatatataaaatgcttaaTTACATTTCTCGctttagcgccaggaacagacgaagaaagaccacatccattctctagctatgtggaatgcaccgaaaacacagctccctaatcCACAACGGGGTCCCACACAATTTATATGGGTCTACCCCGGGCGATTcacattgacagtacgtcaaccccagtatactacatcgttccaattcactccatcctgtgcTCACCTTTCCAATCATTATTCAGCGCTCCCAGAAGCATGGCCCCTCCCCCATTCTATTACCTACTTGCGCgtctgtggttccatttgctaccgtgaccaatcccaaatatctaaactattaaccttttttttctccattgaaactcgcATCACcaactaacccacccacacacacacatatatatatatcagtaagggTGATTATAAAAAACAAGCATTAAAAAACTTTTTAATAAAAGATCATAAAAAGCACACAATTCCTTTCATTGTGTACGAAGGCGTCTGCTCAAAGTAGACATGTACATTTTGGCATCCACAGCGTCCCATGGAAACTATTAATTACATCAGTGGAACTCAGCTTCGAAGACGGACTTAAACCTAATTGAATATCACAGTTTTGTCATTGATAGTTTTGGAGCGTGAGGCACTGTCAGAACCATTACTAAGAACCTCCTGGTATAGgccaacaaagagagagagagagagagagagagagagagagagagagagagagagagagagagagagagagagagagagagagagagagagacttatcttacagaatataaatgaaatgtttaaataacAAAAccaaataatgacaataataataataataataataaaaaaaaacaccatcgTCAACGGTAAATGAAAAGATTTTCTTATCAATTCTTTAAAGATATTAGAGAACTGAAAGAGAACAACTTGTATGTTTGTGGTACTCGGAACACAGAGGTTCAGGACAACCCCACACGACCGCCACCACAGACGTCTATGGTGAGAAGGCCGACTGAAActacctagacacacacacacacacacacatatgcgggTGTGGCACCAGGGGGGGGGTTTTCAAGAGTGAGGTCAAAGGACACCTTCCATTTTCCCCCCCTGGTCACACACCCGTGGTGGTCACACACCTTACAACTCAGATCTGACAATTATACATAGTAATGCCTGTGGGGCGAGTACTCCACACCTCTGCTACTGTACACGTCCTCACCGCTTCCGATACACAAAGGTCAACTGCAATAAATAACATTATTGGAAAAGAGACGATAAAGCAGATGTATATAGTTTACATACACTAAAGTTTTGTTGtcggaaaaattttttttttacatactacTGAAATTTCAGGCCAATTTACCATAGTGAATCATGGACGTACTAGTCCTTAGCAAGTGCTGGACGTTGTTCGTCCTGCTTGAGACGAAGGCACTGGCTTTGCCTAGTTCATACTGTGGTCCCCAATTCGCCCTATCTTGGTCCCTAATGTTTCCGGAATGTTTGTAGTTGAGAGGACACGCATCATCAGCGTATAGCGAAGATCGTCCACAGAGGACGAACAAGCAGGAGTCTCAACACCATTAGAAGCCTTATCCCATGGCCTTGTATGTTGTACGGTGACGAGATATGTTTGTTGTGCCACCTTGTACATATGCTGGTCCCTCCATAACTGTACGCAAGTACATTCTGAAAACGTACGCAGTTCCCACCAACACCGAAGAAGGAGCTAGCAAACCCTGGGTCACTAAATGGCTGAGGGTGACGTAAGGTGGTGCGCGCGTCGCGGCCACTGGAAGTCATGCACCAGTCTGCCAGGACTGCTGGAGGACGTCACTCGTCACGTCATTGTAGCACAACTTCTCGGTGGGGGAAGGCGGTGCCCGAGGCCGTGGGAGAACCCTGGCCGACACTCGCCCCTGACACACTGCTTCTCAGCAGGGCATCTTAACCCTATGGCAACTTTAGCTTATAAGTTACTGGTAGATCACATGTCTTGACTATTCAATTAGGATGCTAGTATTTTTCTTGAGTAGTGGCGTTCGCTGGTCTGGATGCTGTGGGTGTCTGCCCATCATTTCCTGGTTGGAGAGCAGCTGGTGTAAGTAGTCAGGGTTCAGTGGTGGGTCTTGGGGCATGTTAGGACGCCTGTTCCTCAGAGTATCTGCCTCTTTGTTGGGCGGCAGCTTAGTCTTGTCTGGGTGACCCCCGGGCGCGCTGGGCGGCACCTGTTTGTTGAGTATGTTGGGATCGGAGAGCCTGGTCAACAACTGGTAGAACCTGGCGTGGCTGAGGTGGCCCTTGATGCGGTACAGGAGATACACGTCGCCAATCTTACAGTTCTTGGCGACTGCGTGGATGACGCCGCGAACGTTTTCCTTGGCGTGGACAGGCTTGGCGGTGCGGAGTAGATAAACCTGGACGCACGGGAGCcacatgaagaagaggaagatgatgtaaCAACATGTCACGAAAGTTAGTAAGATCAGCCACACCCACAGGACCAGGAATAACTTCTCGTACAGCTCCTGGATGGTCAGATGACAACCTAATTTCTCCGTTCTCTTGTTGACCAGTTGGTTTGCCGGAGCGAGCTCGCATGTGACAAAGGGCGGGAACGTCTGTGACATGTAGTCCGTGAAGTCCTGTGGGTCCCTGGTGAATGGGAAGGACATGAAGCCATACCGGATGAACCGTCCCTGAAGGACGAAGTCGAAGAAATTCATGGCAAAGATGTCGACCAACAACGCGACGATGTTGACGAATAAATACTTCCAGTAGAGGCCATTGTGAGTCCTGAGGTTGAAGATCATGTACCTGGCCGCTCGCTCAACCAGCTCGCCCTCCGCCTGGTCGTACCTGTGCGCATTGGCAGCCAGGTCCTCGAGCAGTTTCTTGCATCTGGCGTTGTCGAAGTTCTTCGATATCTTCCTAGGGATGTAATACACTCCAGCTATGACGAGGAACGTCCAGGATATCCACCGATAGTACAGGAGATATCGTTTGCCGCCGTTCACCTCCAGGTACGGGTAAGAGAGGCAGATGTTTATGTAGTCGAGACGGACTTGCGTATCGGAGTTGAAGTGCGACACACAGGTGATGAGTTCACGGTAATACCTGGGGAAAGACGAGACGAATATAGTGGTTGTCACACGGCtgagaacacacagacacagacacacacacacctagactaATGAACACGATCTAAAACACTAGTTTGCTATGGACGTATTCATTGTCTTTGTTGATCGGTAACACTAAATGATTCTTACCAAATTACAACAGAGGAATATCGTCTACAGGTGCAGACATATTTATTTTGAACCCTAGTTTTTGTTTAGTTTTTAGGCAAACTGTGATCATTTATTGActttatgactatatatatatatatatatatatatatatatatatatatatatatatatatatatatatatatatcctgttaggAGACTTGCTGTATAACCTTACATCAGACGGGAGAAACTCTCTACCTTAAGCCTACAAAGGCATGACCACTCGAGATATAACATCAGACAGAGAAGCCCACAAGACCTGAGTTCTATCATTAGACTGAACCAGTGGAGATCAGACCTCAGGGAGGACCATTCGATAGTGATCATCAAGAACCAAGTGGCATCTGTCGTCCAGCCCGTAACAGATGCCGTCGTCTTAGGGAGCAAGAAAGTATCTATAATCTTAGGGAAAACTAGGACGAATCTGTCGTCTGGAAGAACAAGACAGATCTGTTGTTTGGGAGTTAGAGGAAAAATAATCTCTGGTCAAGATCATGGATCTGTTGTTGTCTGGGAGGACCACTCGAACTatctcgtcacacatgaaaattACACCAGACAATATGGCATTCTTGTTGCCTACACAAGGACATCTTTCGTACGTTTCTGAAGACGAACTTGTAAGGTTGTTGCtatttgagattaaacctccctacaattCAGGAGGTGCGAGCCCTATGTTCTAGCGTCTGGctcgccggtggtgagggacctaagcgaTGGGGCCTAGGGGgtttgggcttgttatcccacccggcccctAACCaggagagccaggctccctctgcttGTAAGGAAGTCCTGTAAGTGGACACTGACGGTACAATAAGAGGACTCACCCTAGAAACCATTATCTTTGTAACCCTCGATGTCCTCCCGTCACAGATGCAAAATAACTGTGTATTCATTACATTAACTCATTTTTTGATGACATACTTGCTGTCTCCCCTTGACACGAAAACTGTAGGCGTAATGTGTGGCTGTCTGCCGTGCATGGGAGTGTGACAGCATGCTACAGGAATTCTTCCACACATTGTACAAACAACGTCTGCTTTGAGTGATGTGTCTAACTACATCTACATTGATGGTAGCCTAACCCAGAGCTCTGAGGTACCCCACTAGTCTGAATGAAGATTTCAAGAGATTATTTCTAATTATTACGTGGGTAGACATCTCACACTGGAGACtcatcactatctccttatccatGATATAACCAGAGATCACTACCAACTTGTCTACGACTACCCAAGGATCACTACCAACTTGTCTACGACTACCCAAGGATTACTACCAATTTCTCCATACTACAAGCAAGGATCACTACCAAATTATCCATCATATAACCAAGGATCACTGTTCATCTAACCATGATATAACCAAGGTGTCAGTGTCTTAACACACACAAGATCCATAAAAGTAAATACACAGAACACAGAATCAACTCCATGAAggtaaaaccatatatatatatatatatatatatatatatatatatatatatatggttattgttcatcaaatGTGGTCGGAGTTCCCCCTCACGTATGTTTActtagctaggctaggttagttcACAGTATCTCGTGCAGAGGGAACGCGTGTATCAGTAATACTTACCACGAGTACCACACCGATAGGAAACCTCCCAGGAGGATGCAGAAGGTCCATCGGTAGTGCATCCGAAGGACTAACCCATCACAAGTGGCGGCACAGATCTGGTTGGCTCTGGTTTTGATAACATTAAGGATACTCCCGAAGATGGAGCGAATGTCAACACTGCCTGCGCCTATAGACGGCATCCTCGCTCCTGTGGAAAGACAAGACGGTTAGCCCAATAGCCTACCATAACATCGTGGAATCGTAAATCTAACATCATGAGATTAATAGCTATGGCTACAGTACGTAGTATGAATTAACGTCTAGCAACAAAGGTGGTTTCAACGAGTAACAGTAGAATGGGGAAGATATTGGCGCTTAGCCACACGTGTCATACGTCTTTCCCCGAATACACACAACGCTCGGTCGTATGGACGTTATCCACGAGTACGAAGGCAGCGGAGAACTTCATGGTGGACCAGATCAGACACTAACGCGACGTggtcgtctacacacacacacacacacacacacacacacgtgacgctTGCACGCAGGACAAAGAGACGTACACCACAAAACGAAGTTAAATGGATCGCGTGTAAGACGACGGTGTACAGAAGGTCCCACGTGGGGTTAGTCCCTCCTGACGTCTCGTCCTTACCCAGCTCTGGCACAGCAAACGTCTGACTGATTGATTTGTGCTGGTAACCCCACTAAGTTTATGGTGCCActtatgctcatcctgtgagcggtagcgc
The Panulirus ornatus isolate Po-2019 chromosome 71, ASM3632096v1, whole genome shotgun sequence DNA segment above includes these coding regions:
- the LOC139747955 gene encoding innexin inx2-like isoform X2, which encodes MSRGGARMPSIGAGSVDIRSIFGSILNVIKTRANQICAATCDGLVLRMHYRWTFCILLGGFLSVWYSWYYRELITCVSHFNSDTQVRLDYINICLSYPYLEVNGGKRYLLYYRWISWTFLVIAGVYYIPRKISKNFDNARCKKLLEDLAANAHRYDQAEGELVERAARYMIFNLRTHNGLYWKYLFVNIVALLVDIFAMNFFDFVLQGRFIRYGFMSFPFTRDPQDFTDYMSQTFPPFVTCELAPANQLVNKRTEKLGCHLTIQELYEKLFLVLWVWLILLTFVTCCYIIFLFFMWLPCVQVYLLRTAKPVHAKENVRGVIHAVAKNCKIGDVYLLYRIKGHLSHARFYQLLTRLSDPNILNKQVPPSAPGGHPDKTKLPPNKEADTLRNRRPNMPQDPPLNPDYLHQLLSNQEMMGRHPQHPDQRTPLLKKNTSILIE
- the LOC139747955 gene encoding innexin inx2-like isoform X1; translated protein: MFRSSGARMPSIGAGSVDIRSIFGSILNVIKTRANQICAATCDGLVLRMHYRWTFCILLGGFLSVWYSWYYRELITCVSHFNSDTQVRLDYINICLSYPYLEVNGGKRYLLYYRWISWTFLVIAGVYYIPRKISKNFDNARCKKLLEDLAANAHRYDQAEGELVERAARYMIFNLRTHNGLYWKYLFVNIVALLVDIFAMNFFDFVLQGRFIRYGFMSFPFTRDPQDFTDYMSQTFPPFVTCELAPANQLVNKRTEKLGCHLTIQELYEKLFLVLWVWLILLTFVTCCYIIFLFFMWLPCVQVYLLRTAKPVHAKENVRGVIHAVAKNCKIGDVYLLYRIKGHLSHARFYQLLTRLSDPNILNKQVPPSAPGGHPDKTKLPPNKEADTLRNRRPNMPQDPPLNPDYLHQLLSNQEMMGRHPQHPDQRTPLLKKNTSILIE
- the LOC139747955 gene encoding innexin inx2-like isoform X3; its protein translation is MPSIGAGSVDIRSIFGSILNVIKTRANQICAATCDGLVLRMHYRWTFCILLGGFLSVWYSWYYRELITCVSHFNSDTQVRLDYINICLSYPYLEVNGGKRYLLYYRWISWTFLVIAGVYYIPRKISKNFDNARCKKLLEDLAANAHRYDQAEGELVERAARYMIFNLRTHNGLYWKYLFVNIVALLVDIFAMNFFDFVLQGRFIRYGFMSFPFTRDPQDFTDYMSQTFPPFVTCELAPANQLVNKRTEKLGCHLTIQELYEKLFLVLWVWLILLTFVTCCYIIFLFFMWLPCVQVYLLRTAKPVHAKENVRGVIHAVAKNCKIGDVYLLYRIKGHLSHARFYQLLTRLSDPNILNKQVPPSAPGGHPDKTKLPPNKEADTLRNRRPNMPQDPPLNPDYLHQLLSNQEMMGRHPQHPDQRTPLLKKNTSILIE